The following coding sequences are from one Diospyros lotus cultivar Yz01 chromosome 7, ASM1463336v1, whole genome shotgun sequence window:
- the LOC127806922 gene encoding uncharacterized protein LOC127806922 isoform X1, which translates to MMSDSQSSASSDSGSLPTAQQNVVRSRSGDSSSAVLALEGSRHWRDVFWLGVFVIHMIGMGLILVVLGLNRFKKKDRLKIDRYTVGFLEHQPGLTEDYWPFYAVAGGVGTVLGWIWLSLLGSRANQMMKVGVHILTTYLAVISVLCFWGEQFFWGVAFAVGAALQFLYVLSIIDRLPFTMLVLQGAVKMVWKLPEVMRVSCAFMLVMLLWLALWSFGAAGVVASSLGDGGRWWLLVVFSVSLFWTGAVLCNTVHVIVSGMVFLVLIHGGREAASMPSKPLMKSLRYAITTSFGSICYGSLFTAAIRTLRWKIRGFRSKIGNNECLLCCVDFLFHLVETLVRFFNKYAYVQIAVYGKSFNHSARDAWELFQLTGVEALIAYDCSGAVLLMCTLLGGLITGTCAGAWTRIKYPDRVIMVGSTAMLMGMILVGLAMVVVESAVTSIYICYAEEPLLIQRWDPQFFNQMSETLHQRLQHRSARSRHVSTQSRLDGHTESPFPI; encoded by the exons ATGATGAGCGACTCCCAGAGTTCCGCCTCCTCTGACTCTGGTTCACTCCCCACCGCTCAACAG AATGTTGTGCGGAGCCGCAGCGGAGATTCGTCGTCGGCGGTTCTGGCCCTGGAGGGGTCGCGACACTGGCGGGACGTATTTTGGTTGGGAGTGTTCGTGATACATATGATCGGGATGGGGTTGATCCTAGTGGTGCTGGGGCTCAATAGGTTTAAGAAGAAGGACAGGCTTAAGATTGATAGGTACACAGTTGGGTTTCTGGAGCACCAGCCGGGCTTGACGGAGGATTACTGGCCGTTCTACGCCGTTGCCGGCGGCGTCGGGACGGTTCTCGGGTGGATTTGGTTGTCGTTGCTCGGTTCTCGCGCCAATCAAATGATGAAAGTCGGGGTTCACATCTTGACTACTTATCTTGCTGTGATTAGCGTGCTGTGTTTTTGGGGTGAACAGTTCTTCTGGGGCGTTGCGTTTGCGGTTGGGGCTGCATTGCAGTTCTTGTACGTCCTATCAATTATAGACAG ACTTCCATTCACCATGTTGGTGCTGCAAGGAGCTGTTAAGATGGTTTGGAAACTTCCTGAGGTTATGAGAGTATCATGTGCATTCATGCTAGTCATGCTTTTATGGCTAGCTCTATGGTCTTTTGGTGCAGCTGGTGTTGTGGCTTCAAGTTTGGGTGATGGTGGACGTTGGTGGCTTCTTGTG GTGTTCTCTGTTAGTTTATTTTGGACTGGTGCTGTTCTCTGTAACACTGTTCACGTTATTGTGTCTGGAATGGTTTTTCTTGTTCTCATCCACGGTGGTCGAGAAGCTGCATCAATGCCTTCCAAGCCACTGATGAAGTCTTTGCGATATGCAATTACAACTTCTTTTGGTAGCATCTGCTATGGATCACTTTTTACGGCTGCTATTCGGACATTGCGTTGGAAG ATTAGGGGATTTAGGTCAAAGATCGGCAACAATGAGTGTTTACTCTGCTGTGTTGATTTTCTGTTTCATCTTGTGGAGACTCTTGTTCGATTCTTCAACAAGTATGCTTATGTTCAG ATTGCAGTTTATGGGAAAAGCTTTAATCACTCGGCAAGAGATGCATGGGAGTTATTTCAATTAACTGGCGTGGAAGCACTCATTGCCTATGATTGTTCAGGGGCTGTTCTACTGATGTGTACGCTCTTGGGTGGGCTCATTACTGGGACTTGCGCAGGAGCTTGGACTAGAATTAAATATCCTGACCGAGTGATTATGGTGGGCTCTACTGCTATGTTGATGGGAATGATATTG GTGGGACTCGCAATGGTAGTGGTGGAAAGTGCCGTTACATCTATATACATATGTTATGCGGAAGAACC